A window of the Acidimicrobiales bacterium genome harbors these coding sequences:
- a CDS encoding DEAD/DEAH box helicase, with the protein MTAESAFVQSLGFEPDRFQLDAFAAFDEGAHVIVAAPTGAGKTLVASYAIDQLLRRGRRVFYTTPIKALSNQKFRDLIGTYGLDRVGLLTGDNAINGDAPVVVMTTEVLRNMLYAGRRLDSLGAVILDEVHYLQDSYRGPVWEEVIIHLPRDIQLVALSATVSNADELAEWMETVRGTTRLVVETRRPVELENLYLVGERASAKLHLIKTLSQGKPNAKGFRYDPEIQRGRNRKGPKGPKGRTRPKWQTPRRVDVIQLLRERELLPVIYFLFSRAACSEAALSVLDAGITLTTSEERERIRQIAAERMANLSDTDRAVLGYDRFLQALEAGVAAHHAGMVPPMKEVVETCFERGMVKAVFATETLALGINMPARTVVIEKLTKWNGDGHEFLSPAQYTQLTGRAGRRGIDDFGDAVVLWSPWVRFEQVATLAASRDYVLRSAFRPTYNMAANLVRRYDPERARQLLNLSFAQFRADADVVRGEYQLEKLRDRYAQIEGRIEREFGPIGELRAALATESEIEADPDEIAFALSQLRPGNALEVVAADLPSPVVVMAVAYRKGGRVKVLVADTETNSYEMTAPMLERVPVHLGDVAVPDPYLPNSVSFVYEIGQALATANFRASKRRSLGPTTIYTSDADVPAGARKGLRRLDKLDAEMASMRTGVNSAAESLGLQFDRVIELLTERGHLDGWSLTASGERLARMYHELDLLVVEAIEAGLFDGLAPSEVAALASTFIFEERRSHDVPEPWFPTDELRRRFGKLTRLHRTLANHEHRLRLNETRVPDAGFMAVAHSWAAGGHLDQVLDDEELTAGDFVRTARLLIDLLRQIAQLAIDPATQRAARAASDAVHRDLVAVSSAIDLDGDELDDDGLDLDGLEDDGLDDVGLDQDGLDRASDS; encoded by the coding sequence GTGACCGCCGAGTCTGCCTTCGTTCAGTCGCTCGGGTTCGAGCCTGACCGATTCCAACTCGATGCGTTCGCCGCGTTCGACGAGGGGGCGCACGTGATCGTGGCCGCGCCCACCGGTGCGGGAAAGACGCTCGTGGCGTCGTATGCGATCGATCAGTTGTTGCGCCGCGGCCGGCGCGTCTTCTACACCACGCCGATCAAGGCGCTGTCGAACCAGAAGTTCCGGGATCTCATCGGAACCTATGGCCTCGATCGTGTCGGTCTGCTCACCGGTGACAACGCGATCAACGGTGACGCTCCCGTGGTCGTGATGACCACCGAAGTGCTGCGCAACATGCTCTACGCCGGGCGACGCCTCGATTCGCTCGGTGCGGTCATCCTCGACGAGGTGCACTACCTCCAGGACAGCTACCGAGGGCCGGTGTGGGAGGAGGTCATCATCCACCTTCCCCGAGACATCCAGCTGGTGGCGCTGTCGGCCACGGTGTCGAACGCCGACGAACTCGCCGAATGGATGGAGACCGTCCGCGGCACCACTCGACTCGTGGTCGAGACGCGCCGACCGGTCGAACTGGAGAATCTCTACCTGGTGGGCGAGCGGGCGAGTGCGAAGCTTCATCTGATCAAGACGCTGTCGCAGGGCAAACCCAACGCCAAGGGCTTCCGCTACGACCCCGAGATCCAGCGAGGGCGCAACCGCAAGGGCCCCAAGGGGCCGAAGGGGCGAACCCGTCCGAAATGGCAGACGCCACGCCGAGTCGATGTCATCCAGCTGCTGCGCGAGCGGGAGCTGCTCCCCGTCATCTACTTCCTGTTCTCTCGCGCTGCGTGTTCCGAGGCCGCGCTGTCCGTGCTCGATGCGGGCATCACCCTCACCACCAGTGAGGAACGCGAACGCATCCGCCAGATCGCCGCCGAACGCATGGCGAACCTCAGCGACACCGACCGTGCGGTCCTGGGCTACGACCGATTCCTCCAGGCGCTCGAGGCCGGTGTTGCCGCCCACCATGCCGGCATGGTGCCCCCGATGAAGGAAGTCGTCGAGACCTGCTTCGAGCGGGGCATGGTCAAGGCGGTCTTCGCGACCGAGACGCTCGCACTGGGGATCAACATGCCGGCCCGAACGGTGGTGATCGAGAAGCTCACCAAATGGAACGGCGACGGCCACGAATTCCTCAGCCCGGCGCAATACACCCAGCTCACCGGCCGGGCGGGGCGGCGTGGCATCGACGACTTCGGCGATGCGGTGGTGCTGTGGTCACCGTGGGTTCGCTTCGAACAGGTCGCCACGCTCGCCGCCAGCCGCGACTACGTCCTGCGCTCGGCGTTCCGCCCCACCTACAACATGGCCGCCAACCTGGTGCGGCGCTACGACCCCGAGCGGGCCCGACAGTTGCTCAACCTGTCGTTCGCCCAGTTCCGTGCCGACGCCGACGTCGTGCGAGGTGAGTATCAGCTCGAGAAGTTGCGCGACCGCTACGCCCAGATCGAGGGTCGCATCGAGCGAGAGTTCGGCCCGATCGGTGAACTCCGTGCGGCGCTCGCCACCGAGTCCGAGATCGAGGCCGATCCCGACGAAATCGCCTTCGCACTGAGTCAGCTGCGCCCGGGCAACGCGCTCGAGGTTGTCGCCGCCGACCTCCCCTCGCCGGTCGTGGTGATGGCCGTGGCCTACCGCAAGGGCGGGCGTGTGAAGGTGTTGGTCGCCGACACCGAAACCAACAGCTACGAGATGACCGCACCCATGCTCGAGCGGGTGCCGGTGCACCTCGGCGACGTCGCCGTGCCCGATCCGTACCTGCCGAACAGCGTCTCGTTCGTCTACGAGATCGGCCAGGCGTTGGCGACGGCGAACTTCCGGGCGAGCAAGCGCCGTTCGCTCGGTCCCACCACGATCTACACCAGCGACGCCGATGTGCCTGCCGGTGCCCGTAAGGGTCTGCGCCGTCTCGACAAGCTCGACGCCGAGATGGCGTCGATGCGCACCGGGGTCAACTCGGCCGCCGAGTCCCTCGGGCTGCAGTTCGATCGGGTCATCGAGCTGCTCACCGAGCGAGGCCACCTCGACGGCTGGTCGCTCACCGCGTCGGGGGAGCGGCTGGCTCGGATGTACCACGAGCTCGACCTGCTCGTCGTCGAGGCCATCGAAGCCGGCCTGTTCGATGGACTGGCCCCGTCCGAGGTTGCGGCGCTGGCGTCGACCTTCATCTTCGAGGAGCGCCGCAGCCACGATGTGCCCGAGCCGTGGTTTCCCACCGACGAGCTCCGGCGCCGGTTCGGCAAGCTCACTCGCCTGCATCGAACGCTCGCCAACCACGAGCATCGGCTGCGCCTGAACGAGACCCGGGTCCCCGATGCCGGCTTCATGGCGGTCGCCCACAGCTGGGCCGCAGGAGGGCACCTCGATCAGGTACTCGACGACGAGGAACTCACCGCCGGTGACTTCGTGCGCACCGCGCGACTGCTGATCGACCTCTTGCGCCAGATCGCCCAGTTGGCCATCGATCCTGCCACTCAGCGTGCGGCCAGGGCCGCCTCGGATGCGGTGCACCGCGACCTGGTGGCCGTCTCGTCGGCGATCGACCTCGACGGCGATGAGCTCGACGATGACGGTCTCGACCTCGACGGTCTCGAGGATGACGGACTCGATGATGTCGGACTCGATCAAGACGGCCTCGATCGAGCGTCGGACTCGTGA
- the tatC gene encoding twin-arginine translocase subunit TatC gives MKVSFRKKKTPRSAEADMSLVEHLSELRSRLIKSVMAVVIGAVVVLVFQQRVFDLLTEPYCEVGTKVASDGAEDCAQFLATSPLDQFDVLITLAGWGGLILALPVIFYQMARFVLPGLYPNEKRAVLPFLAASILLLFAGVVTAYLFLPRSLEVLSNIGSEDRFAQFYTADQYLSFFIKMLLAFGIAFEFPLVLVFLQMTGIVQTATLRRQRRIALVLVVIAAAIITPTGDPFTLSVVGVPMYFFYEASLIIGGRLTKNRASLL, from the coding sequence GTGAAGGTGTCGTTTCGCAAGAAGAAGACGCCTCGGTCTGCCGAGGCCGACATGTCGCTCGTCGAGCACCTGTCCGAGCTGCGCTCGCGACTGATCAAGAGCGTGATGGCCGTGGTGATCGGTGCCGTCGTCGTGCTCGTGTTCCAACAGCGGGTCTTCGATTTGCTCACCGAGCCGTACTGCGAGGTCGGTACGAAGGTGGCGAGCGACGGTGCGGAGGACTGCGCCCAGTTCCTCGCCACCAGCCCGCTCGACCAGTTCGACGTCTTGATCACACTCGCCGGATGGGGCGGCTTGATCCTCGCCCTGCCGGTCATCTTCTACCAGATGGCGCGCTTCGTGCTGCCCGGGCTGTATCCCAACGAGAAGCGGGCGGTGCTCCCGTTCCTTGCTGCCTCGATTCTCCTGCTGTTCGCAGGCGTCGTGACCGCCTACCTGTTCCTGCCGCGGTCGCTCGAGGTCTTGAGCAACATCGGCAGCGAGGACCGCTTTGCTCAGTTCTATACCGCCGATCAGTACCTCAGCTTCTTCATCAAGATGCTGCTGGCGTTCGGCATCGCGTTCGAGTTCCCGCTGGTGCTGGTCTTCCTGCAGATGACCGGCATCGTGCAAACGGCAACGCTGCGACGCCAGCGCCGCATCGCCCTGGTGCTGGTCGTCATCGCTGCGGCGATCATCACGCCGACCGGTGATCCGTTCACATTGAGCGTGGTCGGCGTACCGATGTACTTCTTCTACGAGGCGTCACTCATCATCGGCGGGCGACTCACGAAGAACCGAGCAAGCCTGCTGTGA
- a CDS encoding glycerophosphodiester phosphodiesterase: MPPRLPPLLDVPIAFAHRGARAHAPENTIESFRLALRLGATGLESDVWITADGEPVLDHDGAFGPRLRRRQIADLRTSQLPSHMPTLAEFYDSVTTSVPFSLDVKDPAAFDAVVAVARNAGAEHQLWLCHPTLEQLLPWRHATEARLVDSTRLSRIAEGIERRAHRLRDTGIDAINLRHMDWSGGAIAMFHRFERYALGWDAQHPREIANLLDAGIDGVFSDHSDRLAAQWAAFYPDHAESSDAHQPNEPE, translated from the coding sequence GTGCCGCCGCGACTGCCACCACTGCTCGACGTTCCGATTGCGTTTGCCCACCGTGGAGCACGTGCACACGCCCCTGAGAACACGATCGAATCGTTTCGCCTCGCACTGAGATTGGGTGCGACCGGACTCGAGAGCGACGTCTGGATCACCGCCGATGGCGAGCCGGTGCTCGATCACGATGGTGCGTTCGGCCCACGTCTGCGGCGTCGTCAAATCGCCGATCTGCGCACCTCGCAACTGCCGTCGCACATGCCGACACTCGCCGAGTTCTACGACTCGGTCACGACCAGTGTTCCGTTCTCACTCGATGTGAAAGACCCGGCTGCCTTCGATGCCGTGGTCGCGGTCGCACGCAATGCAGGGGCCGAACACCAGCTGTGGTTGTGTCATCCCACACTCGAGCAGCTGCTCCCGTGGCGCCATGCCACCGAAGCCCGGCTCGTCGACTCCACACGGCTGTCACGCATCGCCGAGGGGATCGAGCGCAGGGCCCACCGGTTGCGCGACACCGGGATCGATGCGATCAACCTTCGCCACATGGACTGGTCGGGTGGCGCGATCGCCATGTTCCACCGCTTCGAGCGGTACGCCCTCGGCTGGGACGCCCAGCACCCCCGTGAGATCGCGAACCTCCTCGACGCCGGTATCGACGGTGTGTTCAGTGACCACTCCGACCGTCTTGCCGCCCAGTGGGCGGCGTTCTATCCCGACCACGCCGAGTCCAGCGACGCCCATCAGCCGAACGAGCCGGAGTAG
- a CDS encoding ribonuclease domain-containing protein encodes MKPNIKSFLAGAVVVILAWVIVSLAGGDDTTNDNELSSSEVAAEITAGGTATPAEDTSATADDTAVDDTAVDDTAADEAEDAAADDTLHDAPSANDEAPPTARFSGLPAIAPAELPIEAIDTLDLVASGGPFPYSQDDSVFQNREGILPDQPQGYYREYTVVTPGEGDRGARRIVAGTDGDLYYTDDHYDSFREIVLSS; translated from the coding sequence ATGAAACCGAACATCAAGAGTTTCCTGGCTGGTGCCGTCGTGGTCATCCTGGCGTGGGTGATCGTGTCCCTCGCCGGCGGCGACGACACCACGAACGACAACGAGCTGTCGAGCAGCGAGGTTGCGGCGGAGATCACCGCCGGCGGGACGGCAACCCCGGCCGAAGACACCTCGGCGACCGCCGACGACACCGCAGTTGACGACACGGCAGTGGACGACACCGCCGCCGACGAAGCTGAGGACGCGGCAGCCGACGACACCCTCCACGACGCGCCGAGCGCCAACGACGAGGCGCCGCCGACCGCACGATTCAGTGGGCTCCCGGCCATCGCGCCGGCCGAACTGCCGATCGAGGCGATCGACACGCTCGACCTCGTCGCCTCGGGCGGCCCGTTCCCCTATTCCCAAGACGACTCGGTGTTCCAGAACCGAGAAGGGATCCTGCCGGATCAGCCCCAGGGCTACTACCGCGAGTACACCGTCGTCACCCCGGGCGAGGGTGATCGCGGCGCCCGCCGCATCGTTGCGGGAACCGACGGCGATCTGTACTACACCGACGACCACTACGACTCGTTCCGCGAGATCGTGTTGTCGTCATGA
- a CDS encoding barstar family protein, translated as MIEPIDALLTGWTAPGVWSIDTLPDDLAPRAEGLGWRPLVVEGEHASKESFLAAVREAATFPEWVGNNWDAFEEVMRDLSWLPSAPLLLVLTSPVPDTAVEILIDVARHWDRHQRRFAVVISGQSLGRAASELPQLDRLPVIGQSPPRRSSGQ; from the coding sequence ATGATCGAACCGATCGACGCGTTGCTCACCGGCTGGACCGCCCCCGGCGTCTGGTCCATCGACACGCTTCCCGACGACCTTGCACCTCGGGCCGAGGGGCTCGGCTGGCGACCGTTGGTGGTCGAAGGTGAGCACGCCTCCAAGGAGTCCTTCCTCGCCGCCGTGCGCGAAGCAGCGACCTTTCCTGAATGGGTCGGCAACAACTGGGATGCCTTCGAAGAGGTGATGCGCGACCTGTCGTGGCTCCCCTCCGCTCCCCTGCTGCTCGTGCTCACTTCGCCGGTGCCCGACACAGCGGTCGAGATCCTGATCGACGTGGCGCGGCACTGGGACCGTCACCAGCGACGGTTCGCCGTCGTGATCAGCGGGCAGTCACTCGGGCGAGCCGCAAGCGAACTCCCACAACTCGACCGGCTCCCCGTGATCGGTCAGAGTCCACCGAGACGGTCGAGTGGCCAGTAG
- the lepB gene encoding signal peptidase I yields MTEHDADTDGTDGYPTAEVSAPIDESPSSPMRAAMEWVLVLGGAILLALVVRSYVLQAFSIPSESMESTLVVGDHVVVDKLSYRFSDIHRFDVVVFDRPPGLPSEYDELIKRVIGLPGDTVEGHDGAVFVNGEAIDEPYLDDDVTIVDFAPVVVPEGELFMMGDNRNRSSDSRVFGPISDDTVVGKARFRYWPLDRLGGL; encoded by the coding sequence GTGACCGAACACGACGCCGACACTGACGGCACTGACGGCTATCCCACCGCCGAAGTGAGCGCACCGATCGATGAGTCGCCATCGTCGCCCATGCGGGCAGCCATGGAATGGGTGTTGGTATTGGGAGGCGCGATCCTCCTCGCCCTCGTGGTCCGCAGCTATGTACTGCAGGCATTCTCCATCCCGTCCGAGTCGATGGAGTCGACCTTGGTCGTCGGCGACCATGTGGTGGTCGACAAGCTCAGCTATCGCTTCAGTGACATTCACCGGTTCGACGTCGTCGTGTTCGACCGGCCGCCCGGTCTGCCGAGCGAATACGACGAACTCATCAAGCGCGTGATCGGTCTGCCGGGCGACACCGTCGAGGGACACGACGGCGCGGTCTTCGTGAACGGCGAGGCGATCGATGAGCCCTACCTCGATGACGACGTCACGATCGTCGACTTCGCGCCGGTGGTGGTGCCCGAGGGCGAGCTGTTCATGATGGGTGACAACCGGAATCGGTCCAGCGACTCCCGCGTCTTCGGGCCGATCAGCGACGACACCGTCGTTGGCAAGGCTCGCTTCCGCTACTGGCCACTCGACCGTCTCGGTGGACTCTGA
- the lepB gene encoding signal peptidase I, with the protein MTAPADVAEPTPEIDEDAKAVRAVMEWVVVVVGAIAVALFVRGFLFQPFWIPSESMEHTLEKQDRVMVNKLSYRFGDISRGDVVVFERPDDDPNGYQDLIKRVIGLPGDVVEGRDGAVYVNGEAIDEPYLDPVDVIVDFAPITVAEGEYFMMGDNRDDSYDSRFFGTVPEGNIVGRAFVLFWPLDRVGSL; encoded by the coding sequence ATGACTGCACCCGCCGACGTCGCCGAGCCGACGCCCGAGATCGACGAAGATGCCAAGGCCGTCCGCGCGGTCATGGAATGGGTGGTCGTCGTGGTGGGTGCGATCGCCGTCGCCCTGTTCGTGCGTGGCTTTTTGTTCCAGCCGTTCTGGATCCCGTCGGAGTCGATGGAGCACACCCTGGAGAAGCAGGACCGGGTCATGGTCAACAAGCTCAGCTATCGCTTCGGCGACATCAGCCGGGGCGACGTCGTGGTGTTCGAGCGTCCTGACGACGACCCCAACGGCTATCAAGACCTGATCAAACGAGTCATCGGGCTACCGGGCGATGTGGTCGAAGGGCGCGATGGTGCGGTGTACGTCAACGGCGAGGCCATCGACGAGCCCTACCTCGATCCGGTCGACGTGATCGTCGACTTCGCGCCGATCACGGTGGCCGAGGGTGAGTACTTCATGATGGGCGACAACCGAGACGACTCGTACGACTCCCGATTCTTCGGCACCGTCCCCGAGGGCAACATCGTCGGTCGAGCGTTCGTCCTCTTCTGGCCGCTCGACCGCGTCGGCTCGCTCTGA
- a CDS encoding WYL domain-containing protein has translation MAAANASDRLRRVLAMVPWIVANPGVEVAAVAHRFGMSEADVLEDLNVVWMVGLPPYTPDALVEVAIEDDKVWIHYADFFSRPLKLTTGQGLALLAATDGLLSVPGTEPDGPLARALAKLAEVLGVEPDVNLEVDLGAAEAPMLAELRQAAEAAQDLIIDYYSYGRDERSTRRVSPWRVSSTGGAWYLEGYCHTAEGERLFRVDRIEDLRPTGEPSAHRPDDSGPEVRLFHPRADDPKVTLWLAPEAQWVIETYPTESVKRRRDGSSEATLVITAVPWLERLLLRLGSQVRVISADDERLTNLGSAAASRVLERYRHSR, from the coding sequence ATGGCTGCGGCGAACGCGTCCGACCGACTCCGCCGGGTGCTCGCGATGGTCCCGTGGATCGTGGCGAACCCAGGCGTCGAGGTGGCCGCCGTCGCCCACCGGTTCGGCATGAGCGAAGCCGACGTTCTCGAAGACCTGAACGTCGTCTGGATGGTCGGCCTCCCGCCGTACACCCCCGATGCACTCGTCGAGGTCGCGATCGAGGACGACAAGGTGTGGATCCACTACGCCGACTTCTTCTCACGACCGCTCAAGCTCACCACCGGTCAAGGCCTGGCGCTGCTGGCGGCCACCGACGGCCTGCTCTCGGTTCCCGGCACCGAACCCGATGGGCCGCTGGCCCGAGCGCTGGCGAAACTCGCCGAGGTGCTCGGCGTCGAGCCCGACGTCAACCTCGAGGTCGATCTGGGAGCGGCCGAGGCGCCGATGTTGGCCGAGCTCCGCCAGGCCGCCGAGGCCGCCCAGGATCTCATCATCGACTACTACTCGTACGGCCGCGACGAGCGCTCCACCCGCAGAGTCTCCCCGTGGAGGGTCAGCTCGACCGGCGGTGCGTGGTACCTCGAGGGGTACTGCCACACCGCCGAGGGGGAGCGACTGTTCCGAGTCGACCGCATCGAAGACCTGCGCCCGACCGGCGAGCCGAGTGCGCATCGCCCCGACGACTCCGGCCCCGAGGTGCGATTGTTCCACCCCCGCGCCGACGATCCGAAGGTCACGCTGTGGCTTGCGCCCGAGGCCCAGTGGGTGATCGAGACGTATCCGACCGAGTCGGTCAAACGCCGTCGCGACGGATCGAGCGAGGCCACGCTCGTGATCACGGCGGTGCCGTGGCTCGAACGCTTGCTGCTCCGACTGGGGTCGCAGGTCCGGGTCATCAGCGCCGACGACGAGCGACTCACGAACCTCGGCTCGGCTGCTGCCTCTCGTGTGTTGGAGCGTTACCGCCATTCGAGATGA
- a CDS encoding WYL domain-containing protein, translated as MSKLERLLNLTAVLLDTPRPLSAEDLRKSVEGYPPPGPSFRRAFERDKDDLRTMGIPLTVARVPGVDPPVDGYRILPEDYYLADPGLDAAELAALHLATIAVRVDGSGEGREALWKLGGMAGDVAPDGSPSVASLPIDPAVTPLFEAIRERRAVRFGYRGEQRTIDPWRLHFQRGRWYVSGFDQDRQAERNFRIGRIDGDVDVLGDQAWSTEPPEHREAGRALQGWELGEEAPTPVEVVVDTERVAWLRQELGPNATERPATPSEGPHDSVVFTVGVVNLAAFRSYVLGLLEHAEVLSPAELRADVIAWLEAIEEAG; from the coding sequence GTGTCCAAACTCGAACGCCTCCTCAACCTCACCGCGGTGCTGCTCGACACTCCGCGGCCACTCAGCGCCGAAGACCTTCGCAAGAGCGTCGAGGGCTATCCACCGCCGGGTCCGTCGTTCCGCCGTGCGTTCGAGCGCGACAAGGACGACCTGCGAACGATGGGCATCCCGCTCACCGTCGCCCGAGTGCCGGGGGTCGACCCGCCGGTCGACGGCTACCGGATTCTTCCCGAGGACTACTACCTCGCGGATCCGGGCCTCGACGCCGCCGAACTCGCCGCCCTTCACCTGGCCACGATTGCCGTGCGTGTCGACGGCAGCGGTGAGGGTCGGGAAGCGTTGTGGAAGCTCGGCGGCATGGCTGGCGACGTGGCACCTGATGGTTCGCCCTCGGTGGCGAGCCTCCCCATCGATCCTGCGGTGACCCCGTTGTTCGAAGCGATCAGGGAACGCCGAGCCGTTCGGTTCGGCTACCGCGGCGAGCAGCGCACGATCGATCCCTGGCGTCTGCACTTCCAGCGGGGTCGCTGGTATGTCTCGGGGTTCGACCAGGACCGCCAGGCGGAGCGCAACTTCCGGATCGGACGCATCGACGGCGACGTCGACGTACTCGGCGATCAGGCCTGGTCGACCGAACCACCCGAGCACCGCGAAGCCGGCCGTGCCCTCCAGGGATGGGAGCTGGGCGAGGAGGCACCGACACCGGTCGAGGTCGTGGTCGACACCGAGCGGGTTGCCTGGTTGCGCCAAGAGCTCGGCCCCAACGCCACCGAGCGCCCGGCGACGCCGTCCGAGGGACCGCACGACAGTGTGGTGTTCACCGTGGGTGTCGTGAACCTGGCTGCCTTCCGCTCGTATGTGCTCGGCCTCCTCGAGCACGCCGAGGTGCTCAGCCCGGCCGAGCTCCGGGCCGACGTCATCGCCTGGCTCGAAGCGATCGAGGAGGCCGGCTGA
- the pafA gene encoding Pup--protein ligase: protein MYQKRIYGIETEYGVTCTLRGQRRLSPDEVARYLFRRVVSWGRSSNVFLVNGARLYLDVGSHPEYATAECDTIGDVVVHDKAGERILEQLLDSAEERLQDEGIRGTIHLFKNNTDSAGNSYGCHENYLTTRSDEMGHYAEVLIPFLVSRQIYAGAGKVLHTARGSVFAVSQRAEHIWEGVSSATTRSRPIINTRDEPHADAEHFRRLHVIVGDSNMSEYTTFLKVGAMAILLRMVEDPACVLRDMTLENPIRAIREISHDLTLQRKVRLANGREVSAFDIQSEYLQRALRYADTKGFPDDEMKALGMWEHVMTQLESDPFKLDRELDWVIKHNLIEAYRAKHGLGLDDARVQLLDLQYHDVRRSQGIFYRMQDRGLLERTLTDDQMLDAIDTPPQTTRAKLRGDFIRRAKEQKRDYTVDWVHLKLNDQAQRTVLCKDPFKYEDERVAKLIDSL from the coding sequence ATGTACCAGAAGCGGATCTACGGCATCGAGACCGAATACGGCGTCACCTGCACCCTCCGCGGCCAGCGCCGACTCAGTCCCGATGAAGTGGCTCGCTATCTGTTCCGTCGCGTGGTGTCGTGGGGCCGCTCATCGAACGTGTTCCTGGTCAACGGAGCACGGCTCTATCTCGACGTCGGCTCACACCCCGAATACGCCACCGCCGAGTGCGACACGATCGGCGACGTCGTGGTGCACGACAAGGCCGGGGAGCGAATCCTCGAACAGCTGCTCGACTCGGCCGAGGAACGGCTGCAAGACGAGGGCATCCGGGGCACCATCCATCTGTTCAAGAACAACACCGACTCGGCGGGCAACTCCTATGGTTGCCACGAGAACTACCTCACCACTCGCAGCGACGAGATGGGCCACTACGCCGAGGTGCTCATCCCGTTCCTCGTGTCGCGCCAGATCTACGCCGGTGCCGGCAAGGTGTTGCACACCGCCCGAGGCTCGGTCTTCGCCGTCAGTCAGCGGGCCGAACACATCTGGGAAGGGGTGTCGTCGGCCACCACGCGGAGCCGACCCATCATCAACACTCGAGACGAACCGCACGCCGATGCTGAACACTTCCGGCGCCTGCACGTGATCGTCGGCGACTCCAACATGAGCGAGTACACGACCTTCCTGAAGGTCGGGGCCATGGCGATCCTGCTGCGCATGGTCGAAGACCCGGCGTGTGTGTTGCGAGACATGACCCTCGAGAACCCGATCCGGGCGATCCGTGAGATCTCGCACGACCTCACCCTCCAACGCAAGGTGCGATTGGCGAACGGCCGCGAGGTGTCGGCCTTCGACATCCAGTCCGAGTATCTGCAACGAGCGCTGCGGTACGCCGACACCAAGGGCTTCCCCGACGACGAGATGAAGGCGTTGGGCATGTGGGAACACGTGATGACCCAACTCGAGTCCGATCCGTTCAAGCTCGACCGAGAGCTCGACTGGGTGATCAAGCACAACCTGATCGAGGCGTATCGGGCCAAGCACGGGCTCGGCCTCGACGACGCCCGGGTGCAGCTGCTCGACCTGCAGTACCACGACGTCCGGCGCAGTCAGGGCATCTTCTACCGGATGCAGGATCGGGGACTGCTCGAGCGGACGCTGACCGACGACCAGATGCTCGACGCCATCGACACCCCGCCCCAGACCACACGAGCCAAACTCCGTGGCGACTTCATTCGCCGGGCCAAGGAGCAGAAGCGGGACTACACCGTCGACTGGGTCCATCTGAAGCTGAACGACCAGGCGCAGCGCACCGTGTTGTGCAAGGACCCGTTCAAGTACGAAGACGAGCGCGTGGCCAAGCTCATCGACTCGCTGTAG
- the prcA gene encoding proteasome subunit alpha, whose translation MNMPFYVAPEQVMKDRADYAQKGIARGRSLVAIEFDQGILLCAENPSRNLRKISEIYDRIAFAGVGRYNEYDQLRIAGIRHADLKGYTYSRDDVDSQALANQYAQMLGQIFTHEMKPLEVEILVVAIGYVPDGDRLFHIRYDGSVTDEDVFVALGGDAEAIRQRLAAADLANLDESGAAKAAVAALAGPDRELAPDEIELAVLDRRDEGRCFRRLTSDDTRALLG comes from the coding sequence ATGAACATGCCGTTCTACGTTGCGCCCGAGCAGGTCATGAAGGACCGGGCCGACTACGCCCAGAAGGGCATCGCTCGAGGTCGCAGTCTGGTCGCCATCGAGTTCGACCAGGGCATCTTGCTCTGCGCCGAGAACCCCTCGCGCAACCTGCGCAAGATCTCCGAGATCTACGACCGCATCGCGTTCGCCGGCGTCGGTCGCTACAACGAGTACGACCAGCTGCGCATCGCCGGGATCCGCCACGCCGATCTCAAGGGGTACACCTACAGCCGCGACGACGTCGACTCCCAGGCGCTCGCCAACCAGTACGCCCAGATGCTCGGGCAGATCTTCACCCATGAGATGAAGCCGCTCGAGGTCGAGATCCTCGTCGTCGCCATCGGCTACGTGCCCGACGGCGATCGTCTGTTCCACATCCGCTACGACGGTTCGGTCACCGACGAAGACGTCTTCGTCGCCCTCGGCGGCGATGCCGAGGCGATCCGCCAGCGCCTCGCCGCCGCCGACCTTGCGAACCTCGATGAGTCGGGGGCGGCCAAGGCCGCTGTCGCGGCCCTCGCCGGCCCCGACCGCGAACTGGCCCCCGACGAGATCGAACTCGCCGTGCTCGACCGGCGAGACGAAGGGCGATGCTTCCGTCGCCTCACCAGCGACGACACGAGGGCACTGCTCGGCTGA